From one Amycolatopsis sp. FDAARGOS 1241 genomic stretch:
- a CDS encoding DUF2752 domain-containing protein, whose product MSTVYTGVPVRGLRATARALSGPAAAVAGLGVCCAAVWLGDPTTPGGPLPVCPTKFLFGIDCPGCGGMRMAYSLMHGDLAGAVHYNAVALVFVALFAWSGVAWTAGRLRGRAVRSWLHWRWTPITVAVVFALWFVVRNLPFAPFTSLSV is encoded by the coding sequence GTGAGCACCGTCTACACGGGAGTCCCGGTGCGGGGCCTGCGGGCCACCGCGCGGGCCCTGTCCGGCCCGGCGGCCGCGGTCGCCGGGCTCGGCGTGTGTTGCGCGGCGGTGTGGCTCGGCGACCCGACCACCCCCGGCGGCCCGTTGCCGGTTTGTCCCACGAAGTTCCTCTTCGGCATCGACTGCCCCGGTTGCGGCGGTATGCGGATGGCCTACAGCCTCATGCACGGGGACCTCGCCGGCGCGGTGCACTACAACGCGGTGGCGCTGGTCTTCGTGGCGCTCTTCGCCTGGAGCGGCGTCGCGTGGACCGCCGGGCGGCTGCGCGGGCGCGCGGTGCGCTCGTGGCTGCACTGGCGCTGGACCCCGATCACCGTTGCCGTGGTGTTCGCCCTCTGGTTCGTGGTGCGCAACCTGCCCTTCGCGCCGTTCACCTCGCTGTCCGTCTGA
- a CDS encoding CD225/dispanin family protein — translation MTGPYPPPPGGSYYYGGPPPNYGPPPDNRMVWAILTTIFCCLPFGIVAIVKASEVNSLWYQGRFAEAHRAADQAGKWAMWSALSIAIGIGAYLLFLLIVFLIAGTASGMFPS, via the coding sequence ATGACCGGCCCGTACCCGCCACCCCCGGGTGGCTCGTACTACTACGGCGGCCCGCCGCCGAACTACGGGCCGCCGCCGGACAACCGGATGGTGTGGGCGATCCTGACCACGATCTTCTGCTGCCTGCCCTTCGGCATCGTGGCGATCGTGAAGGCCTCCGAAGTCAACTCCTTGTGGTACCAAGGCCGGTTCGCCGAAGCGCACCGGGCCGCGGACCAGGCGGGCAAGTGGGCCATGTGGTCGGCGCTGTCGATCGCCATCGGCATCGGGGCGTACCTGCTGTTCCTGCTGATCGTGTTCCTGATCGCGGGCACCGCCTCCGGGATGTTCCCGTCGTGA
- the era gene encoding GTPase Era — protein sequence MAQPHRSGFACFVGRPNAGKSTLTNALVGSKVAITSSKPQTTRHAIRGIVHRDDAQLVIIDTPGLHRPRTLLGERLNDIVHETWSEVDVVGFCVPADEKVGPGDRFIAAELKKIARRTPVIGVVTKTDLVKPEQVAEQLLALQDVMEFADLVPVSAVDGFQVRTVADLLVARLPEGPQLYPGGELTDEPEQTLVAELIREAALEGVRDELPHSIAVTVEEMLPREGRDDLVDVHALLYVERPSQKGIILGHKGERLREVGATARRHIESLLGSKVYLDLHVKVAKDWQRDPKQLRRLGF from the coding sequence ATGGCGCAGCCGCACCGCTCCGGCTTCGCGTGCTTCGTCGGCCGGCCCAACGCCGGCAAATCGACACTCACCAACGCGCTCGTGGGCTCGAAGGTGGCCATCACCTCCAGCAAGCCGCAGACGACGCGCCACGCGATCCGCGGCATCGTGCACCGCGACGACGCGCAGCTGGTCATCATCGACACACCCGGTCTGCACCGCCCGCGGACGCTGCTCGGCGAGCGGCTCAACGACATCGTGCACGAGACGTGGTCCGAAGTGGACGTCGTCGGGTTCTGCGTGCCGGCCGACGAGAAGGTGGGTCCCGGCGACCGGTTCATCGCCGCGGAGCTGAAGAAGATCGCCCGGCGCACCCCGGTGATCGGCGTGGTCACCAAGACCGACCTCGTGAAGCCCGAGCAGGTCGCCGAGCAGCTGCTCGCCCTGCAGGACGTGATGGAGTTCGCCGACCTCGTGCCGGTGTCCGCTGTGGACGGTTTCCAGGTGCGGACGGTGGCCGACCTGCTCGTGGCGCGGCTGCCCGAGGGCCCGCAGCTCTACCCCGGCGGCGAGCTCACCGACGAACCCGAGCAGACGCTCGTGGCCGAGCTCATCCGCGAGGCCGCGCTCGAGGGCGTGCGCGACGAGCTGCCGCACTCCATCGCCGTGACGGTCGAGGAGATGCTGCCGCGCGAAGGGCGCGACGACCTCGTCGACGTCCACGCGCTGCTGTACGTGGAGCGGCCCAGCCAGAAGGGCATCATCCTCGGCCACAAGGGTGAACGCCTGCGCGAGGTCGGTGCGACCGCGCGCCGGCACATCGAAAGCCTGTTGGGCTCGAAGGTGTACCTCGACCTGCACGTGAAGGTCGCCAAGGACTGGCAGCGCGACCCGAAGCAGCTGCGCCGCCTCGGCTTTTGA